One Salminus brasiliensis chromosome 5, fSalBra1.hap2, whole genome shotgun sequence DNA segment encodes these proteins:
- the hjv gene encoding hemojuvelin, with translation MGARAACTNHTKATWKCHGFVVLLFVLLSAPQAWAQCRILRCNSDFVATTLELGSAGGNGKEAGNAGYCSALRSYALCTRRTARACRGDLAYHSAVQGIEDLLIQHRCPRVGPTAHPRPPPQAPLSGDACFYERGYVQREGRAPEYLHCGVFGDPHVRTFNDEFQTCAVPGAWPLIDNQYLYIQATSTPTRGGSYATALSKITIIFKNWRECAEQQIYQAELDNVPPAFADGSTSSGERRGQHSLRVRSQAPGRHAEIWAAHIGTTLVVRQSGRALGLSVRSPRAIVESYSPEQDVQLCVWGCPASQRLETPHALPTAAAHAHCSSLLPTRDVYFQACLFDLLATGDTNSSSYAFDALEDARALIADPAKVHLRAAAGVRVRVAPWLPVLLAVTLITLWLAL, from the exons ATGGGAGCACGGGCTGCCTGCACTAACCACACAAAGGCCACATGGAAGTGTCATGGTTTCGTTGTGCTGCTGTTTGTTCTCCTTTCAGCTCCACAAG CATGGGCCCAGTGTCGGATCCTCAGGTGTAACTCGGATTTTGTGGCCACGACTTTGGAGCTGGGAAGTGCTGGTGGTAATGGGAAAGAGGCGGGCAATGCTGGTTACTGCAGTGCCCTGCGTTCCTACGCCCTGTGCACCCGCCGTACTGCCCGTGCCTGCCGAGGTGACCTGGCCTACCACTCAGCCGTGCAGGGCATAGAGGACCTGCTGATCCAACATCGCTGCCCCAGGGTGGGCCCGACAGCGCATCCTCGTCCACCGCCTCAGGCACCGCTATCTGGAGATGCCTGCTTCTACGAGAGGGGCTATGTGCAACGCGAGGGCCGTGCCCCTGAGTACCTACACTGTGGTGTGTTTGGAGACCCCCACGTTCGCACCTTTAATGATGAGTTCCAGACATGCGCTGTGCCCGGAGCCTGGCCACTTATCGACAACCAGTATCTTTACATCCAGGCCACCAGCACACCCACCAGAGGAGGCTCTTATGCCACTGCACTTAGCAAG ATCActatcatcttcaagaactggcgGGAGTGCGCAGAGCAGCAGATCTATCAGGCGGAGCTGGATAACGTGCCCCCGGCCTTCGCGGACGGTTCCACGAGCAGCGGGGAGCGACGTGGTCAGCACAGTCTGCGCGTGCGCTCCCAGGCGCCGGGCCGCCACGCCGAGATCTGGGCGGCGCACATCGGCACCACGCTGGTGGTGCGCCAGAGCGGGCGCGCGCTGGGTCTGTCCGTGCGCTCGCCGCGCGCCATCGTCGAGTCGTACTCTCCCGAGCAAGACGTGCAGCTGTGCGTGTGGGGTTGCCCTGCCTCCCAGCGCTTAGAGACGCCGCACGCGCTACCCACTGCGGCCGCGCACGCGCACTGTTCCTCTCTGCTGCCCACGCGAGACGTTTACTTTCAGGCCTGCCTCTTCGACCTGCTGGCCACCGGAGACACAAACTCCAGCTCTTATGCTTTCGACGCACTGGAGGACGCACGCGCTTTGATCGCTGACCCCGCGAAGGTGCATCTGCGGGCAGCTGCaggggtcagggtcagggttgcGCCCTGGCTGCCAGTGCTGCTGGCCGTGACTCTAATAACACTGTGGCTCGCTCTGTGA